One genomic segment of Ipomoea triloba cultivar NCNSP0323 chromosome 9, ASM357664v1 includes these proteins:
- the LOC116029897 gene encoding uncharacterized protein LOC116029897, with amino-acid sequence MNNHNVTKMKPSFFAPLFIIISILFLQQISFADAQKGEIEKVCALTEAPDVCISIIESDPRSINGGLKTFVIITLGKALSMADGLKDRCPDVYARLVNHLGDAIEKVQNDQIPTAILCVIAAINDVASCYHTSLLTILHIALTILKLLK; translated from the coding sequence ATGAATAACCACAACGTAACCAAAATGAAGCCTTCCTTCTTCGCACCACTATTCATCATCATCTCCATTTTGTTCCTCCAACAAATCTCCTTCGCAGACGCCCAGAAAGGAGAAATCGAGAAGGTCTGCGCGCTAACTGAAGCCCCCGATGTGTGCATTTCCATCATTGAATCCGATCCCCGCAGCATCAACGGCGGCCTGAAAACATTTGTGATAATCACCCTGGGAAAGGCGTTGTCGATGGCGGACGGTCTGAAGGACAGATGCCCGGATGTGTACGCCAGGCTGGTTAACCACCTCGGGGACGCCATAGAGAAAGTGCAGAACGACCAGATTCCAACGGCTATACTTTGCGTAATCGCTGCGATTAACGATGTTGCTTCTTGTTATCACACTTCCCTCCTCACCATTCTTCATATTGCTCTTACTATTCTCAAACTCCTTAAGTAA